From the genome of Opisthocomus hoazin isolate bOpiHoa1 chromosome 4, bOpiHoa1.hap1, whole genome shotgun sequence:
GTTACAAAACCGGCTGCCTGATCTTAAGTATCCAAGTGGCCTGGCTTTTAAAAGGATTACGTTCTCCACAGACCTCTGTGGATTTCTGTGtgatactgaaaataaattatggAGTCAACTTTGACGTACTGAAATCAAACAGTTCATCAGTGATCCATATAAAAAAAGTAGGAGCCAACCAGATAAATGTAGTGGCTTCAGGACTATAGTATGTTATTAAACATAACTAAAGCAGAATTTGTGTTTTAAAGTATTGTGAGTTCTTCAGTGTTCATTTTTACAAtgcttgtttttaaacacaacaaAGAATTTTGCTGCTTTAGTCAGATGTGGATACTAATCTACCTGTAGATGATTATTTGTGTGGTTGAGTTAGTAAGTAGTGGTTTCAGAGCATACATTTAGTTATTTTATATTTCATAATGATTGTGCATtcgaataaaaataatttcatttgtattttaaacactTTTACGTATGAAGTTGCCAAATTAATTTGAATTACAATTCTTTTCCATAATTTGGAAGAGGACAGAGTCCAGCATGCTGTGTATTTGTTCTTGAATGTTTACTGTGTGATTTCTTATTTGactttggttttaaaaaatttaGTCTCTTGAAAGGGAGAGATAAGGATGGTTTCCCTGTATATCAAGAGAAGCTAATTCGAGAAAGTATCCGCAAGTTTCCTTACTGTGAAGCTACATTGCTCCAGCAGCTCGTGAGAAGTATTGCTCCCGTTGAAATAGTAAGTTTTTCCTATCAAGAAAATACTTGCTGATCACCTTGCATAGTAAATTCAGTTTAAACTAAGCCATctttctgtttctcagcttcTGCAATGTATGATATTAAGAAAAGTTTTTTTGATGTCCCTGAACATTCTGGCAAACTggaattttattttacatattgcaggagggaggttctcctccccctctactctgccctagtgaggccccatctgcagtactatgtccagttctgggctccccacttcaagaaagatgaggagctactggagagagtccagcagagggctacgaggacgatgaggggactggaacatctctcctacgaggaaaggctgagggagctgggcttgtttagcctggagaaggctgagaggggaccttataaatgcctataaatatctgaagggtgggtgtcaggaggatggggccaaactcttttcagtggtgcccagagacaggacaaggggcaatgggcacaaactgaagcacaggaagttccgtctgaacatgaggaagaacttcttccctctgagggtgacagagccctggaacaggctgcccagggaggctgtggagtctccttctctggagatattaaagacccatctggacgaggtcctgtgcagcctgctctgggtgaccctgcttcggcaggagggttggactagatgacccacagatgtcccttccaaccctgaacgttctgtgatttctgtgattctgtgtgaaaatgCTCTAAAATACTTCAACTAgtagtttttttcctgtgtccaTAATGAATGCTTAAATACCTCAGCTTTTAAAGAAAGTTGAAACAATTTGTTTCTGTGCCAGAGCTTTCTTTTCCTACTCTGGGATGTCTATTCAGTTTTTCTTTGCCAAATTGCTGTTACAAGTTGTAGATTCAGACACAGATGAAACCCATTTTGCACGCTTTTTACCCAGTGTCTAAATTCAGTTTAAGATAAAATCATTTCCTACATTTAATGCATTCATTATTTCTAGTGTACACAAAAAGTTGGTAATATATCATGGTAGAAAAAGGGAAATCATTTTGTGAAGCTCCTTTTATCTCAAGGAGAGGCAAGATGATGCAATACAGAGCAAAATGTATATCTGAATTAGGAAATCAATTACAAGGAAACTAATCTAACTTCAGTTTTCCTCGTATGCCTTTGCTAACGCACTCTTCATTATAGTACTATTAATTAGTTCGCAATACATCTTACACGAGTTACTATTGTTTTTTAAGAATGTTCTCTCCAGTCTCCGAGAGCTTGATGTTCTATGCTCTAAGACTGGGGAAGTGGAACAATTTTGTGACTTGTTTGGATTATGCTGAGTGAATTAAAAATAGCTTCCGTCTTAAGTGGCTCCAGTCTACTAAAACGTCCTGAGGCTTAATGCAATCCCTACTGTTTGTCTAagccagaaaaataaacacagtatGAAAACATAAGCCATCATGATGCATTAAGACCTGCTTTAGAGTAAACATTTTCCTTCCTGTCCCTTTTTTCTTAGAAGAACTTGCAgtcttttctgccttctccacTTAAAGCAATACAGCTTGTCACTTGGGGTTTCTGTCCGTTACGCAGAACTGGAAAGGAGGAGATGCTATAAATTTTGAGTTGTCTGGAAGCCCTTGACCTTTGGCATACACAGTTACCTGGATTCAGTCTGGGCATCTCGGCATTGTCGCAGTAGTTACGATAGTGCAAATTCCGTGGTAGTCTAACAGTTTAAGGATTTGCTTGGAGCaacttggtatttttttcctctgatgtttACATCGTTGGCCAAAAGAATAGTCTTAATTTGTAGGTTCCAGTAAAATACACTAAACCTGACTGCTTGTATTGCATCGCAAAGATACTGCAAATAATATCTAAATAATAATATGCCTAATAATGGTTTTGAAGGTTCCACGTTCTGACCATTTGGTCTCTAGTATCCAAGTACGCTGAGCAGAATAGTGTACCAGTGACAAGTGAAATATATTTCCGTGTGCCAGCACAGAGACTAAGCTACAAAAACCTGCTACATAGGATCTACTAGCGGGTGACAGTAAAAAACACAGAGTTCATTAATAGTATTATTAACGATCTCCAGAGtaaaaaaatgataatttttatCCTCCCATCTACAGAAGTTAAGAAATAAGTTAACTTTATATACAAAAATGTATCTAACCATAGACATGTTAAATTGTGCACGTTAGTTGACGTTCTGTGATTAAGTTTTACGTTCTTGCTGCTATGGCATCTTCAGTGAGACTGCAGCTGGCCAGCTGGAAGGTTGCAttgcttgttttggttttctcttgCATGTCCCTCTTCATGACGGTGGTGTTTTCTGATCGCTTTACCACCTTTTGTCTTCCCTTTCAGGGTTCTGATCCTACAGCTTTTTCTGTACTTACACAAGCTATTACTGGCCAAGTGGGTTTTGTGGATGCTGAATTCTGTACAACTTGTGGGGGAAAGGGAGCAGACAAAAGATGTTCAGTATGTAAAATGGTAAGAATCCATAAATAGTTCTAATGAATCACAAAAAATAGTGCCAGTGAGTTGCTTAGGATTTTGGGTGCTTGACTATTTACTGTGTAGACTTAGGAGTAATGGCATGTATGCCTACACTGAAAATGTGCAAGCTTGAAATTCACAAGCAGGAGTACTTGGATTTTCACGTCTGTATGTTTAAGaattaagaaaaagtaaaatttctgTGTCTTTAgagtaaagaaaacaaactgtTCTTTATAGAGTTCTATATAGGTTAGAACACTCCGTATGACCTTAAAAAAATGCGTAAAAATACCATTAGGTAATGTACATAGAGAGATTTAACTTGGTACACTAAGAAATACAAGAATATTGTATAATTTTTTAGTACATAAAGATGAATTGATAGCTCTTGTAACTTTCAGGTGATGTACTGCGACCAGAACTGCCAGAAAATACACTGGTTTACCCACAAAAAAGTCTGTAAGACCCTGAAGGAAATTCATGAGAAGCAAGaactggaagctgccaaagaaaaaaggaaacaagaaaaaaagcaaaagaaaggttAGGATCTGTAGTTTGCTTGCTGAAACTAATGCTGCATTAACTGCACCACAAGAAACAATAGTAACAGGTCTTAAAAACTGTtttaaggtttggggttttttttaagttttttaacttaaaaacagCGGAGGTTGAAAGAAAAATCGTTGCTGTAACATAACAGCATACCTGCATTTGCTGAAACTCCAGTCTTTCAATTTACAAATGCTGTGTACTTTCTAAAATCTGGTTTTTAATGCTAGAGTTACACAGGTTTCTACAATGAAAGCATTCTGAATTACACTGCGTGTTTCACAGTACAGATCTTTAATCAAAATCATGCAGAAGTTTCATGCTACTCTGCCTTTTGTTGGAGATGTTAAAGGAAGCTGGGTAATAAGAAAGCCGTCCACTCCTTCCAGTTTCAAAGGTTAATGTAGATCTTAATTCTGTAATACTTTCTTCTTCATAATCACAGTATTGAATTAATTCTGTTGTGTACTTTGAATGTGAAGAAAGCATTACTCTTTAAACTGTTAATGGTGTTATTATTTCCCTTCAATAAGCAAATAATTAATACATAATGACTGAAAAAAGTGTCACACACCCTCCCCTTTAATTTACTCTGATATGATGTTTCTATAGGTGAAAAACAGGAAACTTGGAGGCGAAAccactttttctcttttccagattATTAGATTCCCCTTCCCTTGTTTTAGGGATTGTGGAAGTGCATGGACAAATCACACTTGCCATATAATGGCAGTGTTCTTCACTTCAGCTGCACTGTAAAAACTATAGCAGGATATAAATCAGTAATGAATTAATAATTATTGAAGTTTTCAACAGCTTTGTGTGATGATCCTGTTACAAAAGTTGCTGTTGCATGGGATCAGGATGACTGTGGAAGCTGGAAGCCCGGATACTAGAAATCCCCGAGTATACTGCAAACCAGTACAGCAAAACGTAACGAGCTGTGAGCAGTGTGATACCTCGCACTGGTGACGGGTACGCACACTTGCAGGTTCATGGTACCTGAAGAAGCCAGTGGCCTGGTGCTGTCCTCTTCAGAGGGAGAGACAGGATCTTGGTGGACggctcttctccctcccttcctaaAAACGGAACCTAGCATGTTCTGACAAGTCACTACTGCACTGTCTGTACCTTCATGTTCATTAACTTGTTCAGCTACGTTGCCAACACACCATAGACCTTGTCAGATGGTGCATTATTAGCAAGACAGTGAATTCATCCTAGCTTCATGTCACCTTGCGAATGCTGGTATATCAAAGCTCCTCATATCAACAgcagttttatttcaaaaaactGATAATACTCCCTACAAACTTAtatatcggggggggggggggggggggggcgggaatctCACAGCTGCAACTACAAGGAAAACCAAGAGTTTTAAGAGTTTCAGCTGTGCAAGAGTGGACTGTGCTTCAGCCTGCGCATAAGGCAGTTAGGTCCGTGGCCGAAGGAGACCTTGGCAGGGCTTTGGCAGTGTTGTGTGGTGAGCTGTGACAGTgttttcagctggctgtcagTCATAATGGAGAATAAGAAAGAAACCAAGGTGAACTACTTCTGAAGGTGCCTGGGCCTCCAGCTAGGCTTTACCCTCTTTTCAGAATTGCTAGCATGCAACCCCTACTTAGCAGATTCAGGGCAAAAagttatttaacattttttttttttctctgaaaacattGCTTGGAAAGTAAAGGTGCAATAGCTGGTTCCATTCCCTGCAGTCAGGTTATAAATTTTAGGATGGCTCGCATCAGCCGGAGTTCATCGTGGTCAGCTGCTCATTAGCAAAGAATTTTTTCAGTCTGTTATATGCAAAAATGCTGCCTGTGTTATCAcatacaggctttttttttttttttttaaagaaaaaaaccctcacctaTACTCTGTGTTTAACCAGCCTGCAGCCATTCTTTGGAATGCGAACTGCAGGAGTAGTGCGAATAAAGCATGTCTGAACTGAAAGTTAAAACAGCTGTAGTGtcctcctctgctcctctctaTTGAAAAGAAGTACGGCAGAATTGAAGATAAACTAATGAAAGCTTTGTGTAGGGTTAGTTTTGGAGTAATCTTAGCATCAGCTTAGGCAGAACTCTAGTGTCTTAGGTCTTTTTTGATGAAGCTTGGTTAAGTTAACAGCTTTTGTGATTGATGCAGCATTTCCTAGTGTTTATTATTCTTCAGTAATAAAAACATTTGCTTGCAGAGGAGTTCAGTGTTTACTAATGATGcaatttctcttttgtttagATGAAGTGCAGCTGGTAGAGGGTAGTTCTACAAGCGAAGAACAGTCAGATCCTGGTCCAGATGCTACCAAAGAAGTGGATCCAAATCACACTAGTGACAGAACGGAAGAACCTGAATCTACCAAAGAGATGGAGGCACTAGCCCTGCACCCTGAAAGTCCCCTGGAAGCCAGTGAGACGGGCGTAGCTGACATTGCTCTTCAAAAAATTCAGGTTTCTGAGGAGTAAGAAGAGGGTAGGAAGGGACTAGGAGTTCTGGCTACATCCCTGTACCTCAAGGGTCCTAAAGAATTTTTTATGCTGACCATGTCTGTGTAGTTACAGCATGGCTTACGCAAGACTCCCTATGACAGACAGCATGTCTCTTTTCATCGTGAGATGAAATACTGGCTAATTTGTCTAAATACTTCAGGTTCTGTTGTAGATTGCCAAAATAGGTATTTATTATCTGATTAAAATCTAGAGTGGCATAGATCCACCTGTATGTGTACCAACAGTAAGCATAGTAAATATCTGTGAGTATCTGTGGTTAATCAGCCacttagagaaaaacaaaaagcatttgaTTTGGATTATTCATGTTTCCAGAAcctaaaatctattttaattgtaatttaaatattttttttctgcaagtacaCAAACTGTAGTTAAAAGCATTGGGAAGTCAATGTTAAATTGCTTTTTTACGCCACTTTACGAAGCTTTATGTGAAGGAATGAAGTTTCTGAAAATACTCATCTGAATTCTCAACTTTTCAtgacattaaatatttttgaCTAGAGAGTGCACAAAAATAGTGTCTATTTTGTGGCAGTTTTATTAAATGATACTACTTTTGCAGATGTCTGAAGCTGACTGAAACGTGTGTTTCAACAGAATTATTTCACTATTGATTTAGTAAAAAATATTGCAAGTTTATGACAGTCTAGTGAAGGGAAGACCagaatgatttaaaatattttgactaaCAAGAATAATGGTTTCTAAATCTCAACTTTCAGGTAAAAATGCCTTGGAGCACGATGGGATGTAGCTTATGAATTATTTCATAAACATAAAAGATGCTTCATATTGCTCATGCTGGTCACAGTGAATTAAATGGGAAAATTCATGTGTGCACTGACACAACTGAGCTTTCACTTAGGTTTTCAACTAAATATCTTATCTAGAAAATAGCTTCCCTTATCTATGCGGTTTTCACTCAGATTTACTATTGTGTCTCGGTAAATCAATGGGAATGCCACAACCGAAAACACTGCTTGCTGCATAAGGATGGCAAAAGTTGAAGTTCTCTGACTGTTGGGTGAATAACTGGTGTTTTGAACATGGCAGTATCCTTCCACGTAGAGGAATAAGGACCATCCtcaaaatggaggaaaaatgctATTAATTTTTTACTATTTAATATATTGAAAGTTTTTGTTTAATATTCTGAAAACTGTAAAAGTGAGAATACATAACTGTACCTGTGCAGGGAATGTACCTGTGTTATGATTTCAATGATTAGAAGAATAAATTGTGAAGAATAAAGGGAAGTTTTTTAAAAGAAGGGGGCTGAGTGGCAATTCTTGTTTGGTGCGTTTGTTAATGCCTGTTGGAACACGCGGCGACATTCTTTTCCCATTTGGCAGGCATGGGCTCTACAAGTTTAATTTCATGACAGTTGGCAAGCAAGAGCTGCATGCCTGGAACTTGGGTACGGAGTCATGAGGTAGTCACCGTCCGCTCTTGGGTCTGGGAATGCAGAAGTGCAGCTGGTTCCCTCTTCTACGCGCAGCACGTGGGGCTCACTGGAGGTGGTGCTCTTTAaggtttctctgaaaatgcaaaacctTTAGGACGAATGATTCGGGATTTTAGAAGTATGGTAAAATCCGCAGCACAAATCCTGCTTTCATTCTGCCGGCCAGTGCTTTTGGTAAAGAAGAAAAGCCCAAGCAATAGGAGAAAGTATGAACATTGGAAGTAGGTGTGAAGTGTGGGGTGACTGACCCAGATTATGTAGTTGTTCTAACTTGAAAAGGCTGGAGACTATGAGCAGAGGCTGCTACGCTTCCCTCTCTGCAGGGAGGCTCAGAGGAGAGCAACTGCAGTCCATGTTAGGGTCCTGGTGGGTGCCTGATGCTCCAGAGCTACCTCTGCCTTCCGCAGCTGGAGCTGGCGACAGCTCTTCTGTTGGAAGACCATGGTTGATAGGTCCTGTGTAAACTTGGGGTAATGACTAGTGCTTGCATAATCATGACTTGGAGGAAACATCTCATGACATGTTACTTACAAGGAACTGTAAGTAAAATGAAAATTCACATGCAGTTTACTGATTCCTTAAGTGAGGTTGTAAGTGACAAGACAGCTGGGGAGCGCAAAGCCAACCGACAAGCTCTCACGCCTTCAGGGGTGCATGAGTCAAAAGACTTTTCTCCCCTCCACTAGGAAAAATGGAATTGTCGTTTCTC
Proteins encoded in this window:
- the ANKMY2 gene encoding ankyrin repeat and MYND domain-containing protein 2 isoform X1, which produces MTPLMHAAYKGKVEMCRLLLRHGADVNCNEHEHGYTALMFAGLSGNKEITWMMLEAGAETDVVNSVGRTAAQMAAFVGQHDCVTVINNFFPRERLDYYTKPQGLDNEPKLPVKLAGPLHKIITTTNMHPVKIVLLVNENPLLAEVEALQKCYRVLDLICEKCMKQKDMNEVLAMKMHYISCIFQKCITFLKEREDKLDGFIKSLLKGRDKDGFPVYQEKLIRESIRKFPYCEATLLQQLVRSIAPVEIGSDPTAFSVLTQAITGQVGFVDAEFCTTCGGKGADKRCSVCKMVMYCDQNCQKIHWFTHKKVCKTLKEIHEKQELEAAKEKRKQEKKQKKDEVQLVEGSSTSEEQSDPGPDATKEVDPNHTSDRTEEPESTKEMEALALHPESPLEASETGVADIALQKIQVSEE